In Legionella lytica, one genomic interval encodes:
- the rpoH gene encoding RNA polymerase sigma factor RpoH — translation MSQQLQLAAMNLPIGSLDAYIHRVNQIPMLTLEEELAYAERFHSEGDLEAARHLVLAHLRYVVRVARGYLGYGLPLNDLIQEGNVGLMKAVKRFDPKMGVRLVSFAVHWIKAEIHEFVLRNWRIVKIATTKAQRKLFFNLRQMKNRLGWFSNEEVEAVAKDLGVSTKDVLLMEQRLNAMDSPYDAPDADDGDEFHNAPERYLFNADDDPALTLEKEDTGDQGREKLMLALEQLDERSQDILQQRWLADDKLTLHDLAEKYGVSAERVRQLEKNAMKKLRQYIEA, via the coding sequence ATGAGTCAACAATTGCAACTTGCTGCTATGAATTTACCCATAGGCAGTCTTGATGCGTACATTCATAGAGTTAATCAAATTCCTATGTTAACTTTGGAGGAAGAGCTTGCCTATGCTGAGCGTTTTCATTCTGAAGGGGATCTTGAAGCAGCTAGACACCTGGTTCTTGCTCATTTACGTTATGTTGTTCGAGTTGCTCGAGGTTATTTAGGTTATGGTTTGCCTTTGAATGATTTAATTCAGGAAGGCAATGTTGGGTTAATGAAAGCCGTAAAACGATTTGATCCTAAAATGGGCGTACGCTTAGTTTCTTTCGCGGTTCATTGGATTAAAGCGGAAATTCACGAATTTGTATTACGCAATTGGCGTATTGTTAAGATTGCGACTACTAAAGCACAGCGCAAGTTATTTTTTAATCTTCGTCAGATGAAGAATCGCTTAGGCTGGTTTAGTAATGAAGAAGTTGAAGCCGTGGCAAAAGATCTGGGTGTAAGTACTAAAGATGTTTTGTTAATGGAGCAACGCTTGAATGCGATGGATTCCCCATATGATGCCCCTGATGCGGATGATGGTGATGAGTTCCATAATGCACCAGAGCGCTATTTGTTTAATGCAGATGATGATCCTGCTTTGACATTAGAAAAAGAAGACACTGGCGATCAAGGCCGCGAGAAATTAATGTTGGCATTAGAACAGCTTGATGAACGTAGCCAAGACATTTTGCAACAACGTTGGTTAGCAGATGACAAACTGACTTTGCATGACTTAGCAGAAAAGTATGGCGTATCTGCTGAGCGTGTGCGACAGCTTGAAAAAAATGCGATGAAGAAACTGCGCCAGTATATTGAAGCTTAG
- a CDS encoding alpha/beta hydrolase, whose amino-acid sequence MLTTSLTHVRDLLHAQFCYQVFITPIHFPLEKEYRSFAKLACEIMEKRRTEVIHKEYPRHHVLHRFTPTQTTKDKKILITHGWISRAAYMMRIIDTLQQQGYEVYAIDFPAHGEAKGLQLPWMDAASVIKETLNQYGPFHGAIGHSFGGSMLLNTLNLSGQLPEWRLLHKPERAILIASPTHMRGPVNHVAKKFKLSGRGYIHLRHLVEGQAKIALNRIQLNHFISQSPNIPFLCIHGDLDQTVSTQESIRFCRQYPNADLRILTDANHVSVLMDERVESLVRDFLE is encoded by the coding sequence ATGTTAACTACATCATTAACACACGTTAGGGATTTATTACATGCTCAATTCTGCTATCAAGTTTTTATTACGCCCATCCATTTCCCCCTAGAAAAAGAATATCGAAGTTTTGCAAAATTAGCCTGTGAAATTATGGAGAAAAGGCGTACTGAAGTAATTCATAAGGAATATCCCCGTCATCACGTATTACATCGGTTTACACCTACCCAAACAACTAAAGATAAAAAAATTCTTATTACTCACGGCTGGATATCTCGAGCTGCTTATATGATGCGAATTATCGATACGTTGCAGCAGCAAGGCTACGAAGTCTACGCCATTGATTTCCCCGCTCATGGGGAAGCCAAAGGGCTACAATTACCATGGATGGATGCGGCCAGCGTAATTAAGGAAACCTTAAACCAGTACGGTCCTTTCCATGGAGCAATTGGCCATTCTTTTGGTGGCTCCATGTTGCTTAATACTTTAAATTTATCCGGACAACTTCCTGAATGGCGATTACTTCATAAACCGGAACGTGCCATATTAATTGCCTCCCCCACCCACATGCGTGGCCCAGTAAATCACGTCGCCAAAAAATTCAAACTTAGTGGGCGTGGATACATTCATTTACGTCATCTGGTGGAAGGACAAGCAAAAATTGCCTTAAATCGAATACAACTTAATCATTTTATATCTCAATCACCGAATATTCCTTTTTTATGCATTCATGGTGATTTAGATCAAACCGTGAGCACACAAGAGTCTATTCGCTTTTGCAGACAATACCCAAATGCTGATTTACGAATTTTGACTGATGCGAATCATGTAAGTGTGTTGATGGACGAGCGAGTAGAAAGCTTGGTACGGGACTTTTTAGAATAG
- a CDS encoding dienelactone hydrolase family protein, whose product MHTSNYIYHQDELELHGFLAYDASKEGTRPAVIVAHDWSGRNEFACQKATMLADIGYIGFALDMFGNAQIGTTTEEKSALIQPLVSNQALLRRRLDSALNTLLSMPEVDKGRVAIIGFCFGGMCALELARSGADIKGAVSFHGLLNKPGMMKSNAIKAKVLALHGYEDPLANPEQANAFCQEMTSAKVDWQLHMYGQVQHAFTNPNAHDTQLGLMYNVAAAKRSWQAMTNFLQEIFM is encoded by the coding sequence ATGCATACTTCAAACTATATTTATCATCAGGATGAACTGGAACTTCATGGTTTTCTGGCTTATGACGCTTCGAAAGAAGGCACTCGGCCTGCAGTAATTGTAGCTCATGATTGGTCAGGGCGTAATGAATTTGCTTGTCAAAAAGCAACGATGCTCGCTGATATAGGCTATATTGGCTTTGCACTGGATATGTTTGGTAATGCTCAGATTGGCACAACGACTGAAGAAAAATCAGCGTTAATACAACCATTGGTTTCTAACCAGGCATTGCTTCGTCGACGTCTAGATAGTGCTTTAAATACGCTGCTCTCTATGCCTGAAGTCGATAAGGGGCGTGTTGCGATCATTGGTTTTTGCTTTGGCGGTATGTGTGCTTTAGAGTTAGCACGTTCAGGGGCTGATATCAAAGGTGCGGTTAGCTTCCATGGCTTGCTGAATAAGCCTGGAATGATGAAGTCAAATGCGATTAAAGCAAAGGTTTTAGCTTTACATGGTTATGAAGATCCTTTGGCAAATCCTGAGCAAGCGAATGCTTTTTGCCAAGAAATGACCTCAGCAAAAGTTGATTGGCAGCTGCATATGTATGGTCAGGTGCAACATGCATTCACTAATCCTAACGCTCATGATACCCAATTGGGTTTAATGTATAACGTTGCTGCTGCGAAGCGTTCATGGCAGGCAATGACTAATTTTTTACAAGAAATTTTTATGTAA
- a CDS encoding Pls/PosA family non-ribosomal peptide synthetase — MSFSSGNNTMQLHHFFERSVDSFSSNIALICDNAFISYQELECRANQLAHYLVENNVSKGSVVGILLERSVECYIAILATLKAGAAYVPIEVDYPEERINYIFSDLPFTAVLTSSLQLEQKKLAWPKVFALDELSEELSQQPTKRLISALNEQNADDLCYVIYTSGSTGKPKGVEIPQSSICHYVREASTLYAITSNDRVYQGFSLAFDASLEELWMAFANGAALVACTAKEVRSGLGLISFLHQHQVTVLSTVPTLLSTLEGELPDLRLLILGGETCPASLVKSWSRKGLRIINTYGPTEATVIATYAECHPEKEITIGKPLNGYGVLIVDEHLNEVNDGEEGELCISGLALARGYVNRPESTAEKFVINPANQQRLYRTGDLASKTEHGEIRFAGRIDDQVKLRGFRIELNEIEAVMMQYSGIKQAVVSLQTLDQPTLVAYVLLEKNAKFNASELKSFLKTNLPDYMIPAITEVLESFPVLSSGKVNRKALPKPTQTRPEIVYIAPKSELAKEIAHVWEKVLDYPKISVDADFFYDLGGHSLLAAKAISSLRRIPALRNISILDLYKNPTISQLEQKFNNANTIQQEEVQRKPKYRAPQWNYYLCGVGQFFGCLLQYAVGTFQLLAVVLCYSWVTAEYSIISRESQLAFLALFLSLPIISLLITVAMKWILLGRVKPGEYPLWGWFYYRWWLVQKLQKNLFLAKYLVGSPLARIYYCLLGAKIGKNCHIGSMQIAAHDLLIIGDNTSINTDSRLYGYIVEDGWLKIGTITIGNNCYIGARSVIGLNSVVEDNSVLDDMSMLPEQSYVAQGAYFSGSPAVPGIVPADHITRKKVAAEESTMLENTMFGILHYLGIVFVMVMFYLCLVPALSFISYYYDEGSYFTTIFFAVPLGSVVFLSLYYLCVIVCKKIIMDKVKPGQYSLKSFYYLRHWIIVKMLDGDEISVMADTLYLPAFLRLLGAKLGKSVEMGETPHIIPDLVTIEEGGFTASSVALAWPHVYQGAINFAPVSVGRRGFVGNVSLLSAGKELGERALLGCLSITPPGDKATEVNSAWLGSPAVYLPKREVFVGFSDKETFYPSKKLYCTRLLIEFLRIILPTSFSLIVLFNLLYILDYMLATYSWGLTALVLPISELFLTVCMVGVLVGLKWMLLGKLKPLTKPIWDPFIWKNDVIEYSYNYYTNPHLTNKLLGTPFALWIHRCLGTKAGKRVFTDSAEFSEFDLITIGDDVCINAETIIQTHLYEDRIFKVSNVTINSGCNVGTGSIVLYNTVMEDNSTLGSLSLLMKGECLPENTQWAGIPAQSTLVGGGYQQAPQVATVGDAVQPGAIPELL; from the coding sequence TTGAGTTTTTCATCCGGTAATAACACTATGCAGTTGCATCATTTTTTTGAGCGATCAGTCGATAGCTTTTCGAGCAATATTGCCTTAATTTGCGATAATGCCTTTATTTCATACCAAGAATTAGAATGTCGTGCGAACCAGTTAGCTCATTATCTTGTGGAGAACAATGTATCAAAAGGCAGTGTAGTCGGTATTCTTTTAGAACGTTCAGTTGAATGTTATATTGCTATCCTCGCTACATTAAAAGCAGGTGCTGCTTATGTTCCCATCGAAGTGGATTATCCTGAAGAGCGAATTAATTATATTTTTTCTGATCTGCCGTTTACTGCAGTATTGACCTCCTCCCTTCAGTTAGAGCAAAAAAAACTAGCATGGCCAAAGGTTTTTGCTCTTGATGAGCTTAGTGAAGAGCTTTCACAACAGCCCACTAAAAGATTGATTTCCGCTCTAAATGAACAGAATGCAGATGATTTATGTTATGTTATTTACACTTCGGGTTCCACTGGTAAGCCCAAAGGTGTAGAAATCCCGCAAAGCAGTATTTGTCACTACGTAAGAGAAGCAAGTACCCTTTATGCGATAACCAGCAATGACCGTGTTTATCAAGGTTTTTCTTTAGCTTTTGATGCTTCGTTGGAAGAGCTGTGGATGGCTTTTGCCAATGGTGCGGCTTTAGTTGCCTGTACTGCAAAAGAAGTTCGCTCAGGACTTGGTTTAATTTCTTTCTTACACCAACATCAAGTCACTGTACTGTCTACCGTTCCGACTTTGTTATCTACTCTAGAAGGGGAGTTACCTGATTTACGTTTATTAATTTTAGGCGGTGAAACCTGTCCTGCCAGTTTGGTTAAAAGCTGGAGTCGTAAAGGACTTAGAATTATTAATACTTACGGTCCAACAGAAGCGACCGTTATTGCAACTTATGCCGAATGTCATCCAGAAAAAGAAATTACCATAGGCAAGCCACTTAATGGTTATGGTGTTTTGATTGTTGATGAACATTTAAACGAAGTAAATGATGGGGAAGAGGGCGAATTATGCATTAGTGGCTTGGCTCTGGCTCGTGGCTATGTGAATCGTCCAGAAAGTACTGCGGAAAAATTTGTAATTAACCCGGCAAATCAGCAGCGTCTGTATCGTACGGGGGATTTGGCGTCTAAAACGGAACATGGCGAGATACGCTTTGCCGGGAGGATTGACGACCAGGTGAAGTTACGTGGTTTTCGTATTGAGCTCAATGAAATTGAAGCGGTAATGATGCAGTATTCAGGGATTAAGCAGGCGGTAGTTTCTTTGCAAACGCTGGATCAACCAACCTTAGTTGCGTATGTTTTACTTGAGAAAAATGCAAAATTTAATGCCAGCGAACTCAAGTCCTTTTTAAAGACTAATTTACCAGATTATATGATTCCCGCGATTACCGAAGTTCTGGAATCTTTTCCTGTCTTATCAAGCGGCAAAGTAAATCGTAAGGCCTTACCTAAACCAACTCAAACCAGGCCTGAGATTGTATATATTGCACCCAAATCAGAGTTAGCAAAAGAAATTGCTCATGTCTGGGAGAAGGTGCTGGATTATCCTAAAATTTCAGTGGATGCCGACTTTTTTTATGATTTAGGAGGACATTCTTTACTGGCTGCAAAAGCGATATCTAGCTTACGTAGGATTCCTGCATTACGAAATATATCCATTTTGGATTTATATAAAAATCCAACAATTAGCCAGCTGGAGCAAAAATTCAATAATGCGAATACAATCCAGCAAGAGGAAGTTCAGCGCAAGCCTAAATACCGTGCTCCGCAATGGAACTATTATCTATGTGGAGTAGGGCAGTTTTTCGGTTGTTTATTGCAATATGCGGTTGGCACCTTTCAATTGTTGGCGGTGGTTTTATGCTACAGTTGGGTGACTGCAGAATATTCAATTATTTCTCGTGAATCACAATTAGCCTTTTTAGCTTTATTTTTATCCTTGCCGATTATCTCGTTACTGATTACGGTCGCGATGAAGTGGATTTTATTAGGGCGAGTGAAGCCGGGAGAATATCCGCTTTGGGGTTGGTTTTATTATCGTTGGTGGTTAGTACAGAAACTACAAAAGAACTTATTTTTGGCTAAGTACTTAGTAGGTTCACCCTTAGCTAGAATTTATTACTGCCTGTTAGGGGCAAAAATAGGTAAAAACTGTCATATCGGCTCTATGCAGATTGCAGCTCACGACCTGTTAATTATTGGTGATAATACATCCATTAATACGGATAGCCGACTTTATGGATATATTGTTGAAGATGGTTGGCTGAAAATAGGGACCATTACTATTGGCAATAATTGCTACATTGGTGCACGGTCTGTAATTGGTTTAAATAGTGTTGTTGAAGATAATTCGGTCTTGGATGATATGTCCATGCTGCCTGAGCAAAGTTATGTAGCTCAGGGCGCTTATTTTTCAGGCTCTCCAGCAGTTCCTGGAATAGTTCCAGCCGATCACATCACCAGGAAAAAGGTAGCAGCTGAAGAGTCAACAATGCTGGAAAATACAATGTTTGGTATTTTGCACTATTTAGGCATTGTCTTTGTTATGGTCATGTTCTATTTATGCTTGGTTCCTGCACTTTCTTTTATCAGTTATTATTATGATGAGGGCAGCTATTTTACAACGATTTTCTTTGCGGTTCCTTTGGGTTCTGTGGTTTTCTTAAGTTTGTATTATCTTTGTGTCATTGTCTGTAAAAAAATTATTATGGACAAGGTAAAACCTGGCCAATATTCATTGAAGAGCTTTTATTATCTTCGCCATTGGATCATCGTAAAAATGCTCGATGGCGATGAAATATCCGTAATGGCCGATACTCTTTATTTGCCGGCTTTTTTGCGACTGCTGGGTGCTAAACTTGGAAAAAGCGTGGAGATGGGAGAAACTCCCCACATCATTCCTGATCTAGTAACGATCGAAGAGGGTGGTTTTACGGCAAGTTCCGTTGCTTTAGCTTGGCCCCATGTTTATCAGGGCGCAATTAACTTTGCTCCAGTATCTGTCGGGCGTCGTGGGTTTGTAGGTAATGTGAGTTTACTGTCCGCGGGTAAAGAACTGGGAGAGCGCGCCTTACTTGGATGTTTGTCAATAACCCCTCCAGGAGATAAGGCGACCGAGGTCAATTCTGCTTGGTTAGGTTCTCCAGCCGTGTATCTGCCAAAACGCGAAGTATTTGTTGGGTTTTCTGATAAAGAAACCTTTTATCCATCGAAAAAACTATATTGCACACGTTTGCTAATCGAGTTTTTACGGATTATTTTACCTACCTCGTTTTCTTTAATTGTTTTGTTTAATTTGCTTTATATTCTGGACTACATGTTAGCAACCTATTCTTGGGGCCTGACAGCGCTTGTATTACCTATTTCTGAGCTATTCCTGACTGTATGTATGGTTGGTGTTTTAGTCGGCCTAAAATGGATGCTTTTGGGTAAATTAAAGCCCTTAACCAAACCTATTTGGGATCCTTTCATTTGGAAAAATGATGTAATTGAATATTCCTATAATTATTACACCAATCCTCATTTAACAAATAAATTGTTAGGTACTCCATTTGCACTGTGGATTCATCGTTGTTTAGGTACTAAGGCTGGAAAACGTGTATTTACTGATAGCGCCGAGTTTTCTGAGTTTGATTTAATCACTATTGGTGATGATGTGTGTATTAATGCAGAAACCATAATTCAAACTCATCTTTATGAGGATCGTATATTTAAGGTTTCTAACGTGACGATTAACTCAGGTTGCAATGTTGGTACCGGATCAATCGTACTTTACAACACGGTAATGGAAGATAATTCTACTTTGGGAAGCCTCTCTTTATTAATGAAAGGTGAGTGTTTGCCTGAAAATACTCAATGGGCCGGTATCCCTGCTCAATCAACCTTAGTTGGGGGCGGATATCAACAAGCACCTCAAGTTGCGACGGTTGGAGATGCGGTTCAACCGGGAGCAATACCAGAGTTATTGTAG
- the panC gene encoding pantoate--beta-alanine ligase, producing the protein MQIFHDLHEWINFRKQLPTEQTIGFAPTMGNLHAGHASLFLASQRENHYTATTLFVNPTQFNQADDYKHYPRTLEADILIMKESGVDFCILPTEKAMYPDQYNYQVHEQQLCQLMEGAHRPGHFNGVLTVVMKLLNLVKPHKAYFGEKDYQQYLLIREMVKAFFIDVDIIPCPIIRESSGLAYSSRNNRLNKEEKALAEIFAQLFQQKEKTCEQIQTEITAKNIAVEYIEEYENRRFAAVRIGDIRLIDNYRL; encoded by the coding sequence ATGCAAATTTTTCATGATCTTCACGAGTGGATAAACTTTAGAAAACAGCTGCCAACCGAGCAGACTATTGGTTTTGCGCCAACGATGGGTAATTTACATGCAGGCCACGCCTCTTTATTTTTAGCCAGCCAAAGAGAAAATCATTATACGGCCACCACTCTATTTGTTAACCCTACCCAATTTAATCAAGCAGATGATTACAAACATTACCCTCGAACATTAGAGGCCGATATTCTTATTATGAAAGAATCAGGGGTAGATTTTTGTATTTTGCCTACAGAAAAGGCAATGTATCCTGACCAATATAATTATCAAGTTCATGAACAGCAGCTTTGCCAACTCATGGAAGGAGCTCACCGCCCTGGCCATTTTAATGGCGTGTTAACCGTTGTTATGAAATTACTGAATCTGGTTAAGCCTCATAAAGCCTATTTTGGCGAAAAAGACTATCAACAGTATTTATTAATCCGTGAAATGGTTAAAGCCTTTTTTATAGACGTAGATATTATACCCTGCCCTATTATTCGTGAATCCAGTGGTTTAGCTTATAGCTCACGCAATAACCGGTTAAACAAAGAAGAAAAAGCTTTAGCCGAGATTTTTGCTCAGCTATTCCAGCAAAAAGAGAAGACTTGCGAACAAATTCAAACAGAGATAACCGCGAAAAATATAGCTGTTGAATACATTGAAGAATACGAAAACCGCCGTTTTGCAGCGGTACGCATTGGCGATATTCGTTTAATTGATAATTATCGTTTGTAA
- the panB gene encoding 3-methyl-2-oxobutanoate hydroxymethyltransferase, producing the protein MKIHDFKRKKQEQQKIAMLTCYDYPSACTIAESEIDCVLVGDSVAMAVHGHDTTITATMDMMALHTEAVARGLKQQFLITDLPFLSHKISLAQTVENVTRLLRAGAHAVKIEGGDADTCKTINHLVTAGVPIIGHIGLTPQSIHQLGGFKVQGKSQEQADILLQQALELEQAGCFALVIECVPQQVAKRVTDALSIPTIGIGAGADTDGQVLVWHDMLGLQTSLNLKFVKRYAQGKEVLLEAINAYARQVHQVNFPTPEHSF; encoded by the coding sequence ATGAAAATTCATGATTTTAAACGTAAAAAACAAGAGCAGCAAAAAATTGCCATGCTTACTTGTTATGATTATCCCTCCGCCTGCACTATTGCTGAATCTGAGATTGACTGTGTTCTTGTTGGTGATTCAGTTGCAATGGCAGTACACGGACATGATACGACTATTACGGCAACCATGGACATGATGGCTCTGCATACTGAAGCAGTAGCTCGTGGTCTAAAGCAACAATTTTTAATTACCGACCTTCCCTTCTTAAGCCATAAAATTTCTCTGGCGCAAACGGTTGAAAACGTAACTCGCCTTTTACGTGCAGGAGCCCATGCGGTAAAAATTGAAGGTGGTGATGCAGATACCTGTAAAACCATTAACCATCTTGTGACTGCTGGCGTTCCGATAATTGGTCATATCGGTCTAACACCTCAATCGATTCACCAATTAGGTGGCTTTAAGGTTCAAGGAAAAAGCCAGGAGCAAGCAGACATTCTGCTGCAACAAGCACTTGAATTAGAACAAGCAGGTTGCTTTGCTCTCGTCATTGAATGTGTGCCACAACAGGTTGCCAAGCGCGTTACTGATGCATTGAGCATTCCCACGATTGGGATTGGAGCCGGTGCAGATACCGACGGACAAGTCCTGGTTTGGCATGATATGTTAGGCCTGCAAACTAGCCTTAATCTTAAATTTGTTAAACGTTATGCTCAAGGCAAGGAAGTACTGCTTGAAGCAATTAATGCTTACGCACGGCAGGTACATCAAGTGAATTTCCCAACACCTGAGCATTCATTTTAG
- a CDS encoding DHA2 family efflux MFS transporter permease subunit — MLATVMQSLDTTIANVALPHMQGGMGATQEQISWVLTSYIVAAAIFTPLTGFLGDHFGRRRIFIWSVIGFTVASMLCGAAQTLPQIILFRLLQGIFGASLVPLSQSVLLDTYPPEKHGSAMAMWGMGVMVGPILGPSLGGWLTEYYNWRWVFYINLPFGIFAWLGLTMYLQENKLKLGKHFDIMGFAFLSIAIGALQLFLDRGESLDWLNSDEIIIEGLIGLICLYLFVAHILTSRSPFIEPAMFKDRNFSVGLVFIFIIGIILLATMALMPPYMQGLLNYPVIDVGLLLAPRGLGTMTAMMIVGKLSGKVDTRYQIFLGLILTCYSLWMMTLFNADISGHDIVFSGVIQGLGLGFIFVPLSTLSFATLPTQYRNDGTALFSLLRNIGSSIGISIVMTKLAQSTQINHSAYANFITPFNMNLQQASQSGIYPLNSLSGLVSLNAEVTRQAVLMAYLQDFRFMMWLVLCALPLLFLLKAPAKKDKEETPSKLPEFEL; from the coding sequence ATGCTTGCCACCGTAATGCAGTCACTAGATACCACCATTGCTAATGTGGCTTTGCCTCACATGCAAGGAGGTATGGGAGCGACGCAAGAACAGATTTCTTGGGTGCTTACCTCCTATATCGTTGCCGCAGCAATCTTCACCCCGCTAACTGGTTTTTTAGGCGATCATTTCGGCCGTCGGCGTATTTTCATTTGGTCAGTTATTGGCTTCACTGTTGCCTCTATGTTGTGTGGGGCAGCACAAACATTGCCGCAAATTATTTTATTCCGTCTACTGCAAGGAATTTTCGGCGCAAGTTTAGTACCATTATCTCAATCGGTTTTGCTGGATACTTATCCCCCTGAAAAGCATGGCTCGGCTATGGCAATGTGGGGCATGGGAGTCATGGTTGGCCCAATTCTTGGCCCATCATTAGGCGGTTGGCTAACGGAGTACTACAATTGGCGTTGGGTATTCTATATTAATTTACCCTTCGGTATTTTTGCTTGGTTAGGCTTAACCATGTACCTACAAGAAAATAAACTCAAACTTGGCAAGCATTTTGACATAATGGGCTTTGCATTTTTAAGTATTGCTATTGGTGCATTACAGTTATTCTTAGATCGTGGCGAATCTCTAGATTGGCTTAATAGTGATGAAATTATCATTGAAGGACTAATAGGGCTAATCTGTTTGTACTTGTTTGTAGCCCATATCCTTACCTCACGCAGCCCATTTATTGAGCCCGCAATGTTTAAAGACCGTAACTTCAGTGTGGGACTAGTATTCATCTTTATTATCGGCATTATTCTTTTGGCGACCATGGCACTAATGCCACCTTACATGCAAGGCTTATTAAATTACCCAGTAATTGATGTAGGACTACTCTTAGCTCCGCGCGGACTAGGGACCATGACGGCCATGATGATTGTAGGTAAACTCTCTGGGAAAGTAGATACGCGCTACCAAATTTTTCTGGGCCTAATTCTTACCTGTTACTCCTTATGGATGATGACCCTATTCAATGCCGATATTAGTGGCCATGACATTGTCTTCAGCGGCGTCATTCAAGGGCTTGGTTTAGGTTTTATTTTTGTGCCTCTTTCTACCCTGTCTTTTGCTACCTTGCCGACTCAATATCGGAATGATGGCACGGCTTTATTTAGCCTATTACGAAACATCGGCAGCAGCATTGGAATTTCCATTGTCATGACCAAATTAGCCCAAAGCACACAAATAAATCATTCCGCCTATGCGAACTTTATTACCCCGTTTAATATGAATTTACAACAGGCTAGCCAGTCTGGTATTTATCCCTTAAATTCACTTAGCGGTCTCGTTTCCCTTAACGCAGAAGTCACACGCCAAGCCGTCTTAATGGCTTATTTGCAGGATTTTCGCTTTATGATGTGGCTCGTGTTATGTGCCTTACCATTATTATTCCTTTTAAAAGCTCCAGCTAAGAAAGACAAGGAAGAAACGCCTTCTAAATTACCTGAATTTGAACTATGA
- a CDS encoding HlyD family secretion protein: protein MMKMHNAQKESAIPGEAKATLWSKRFILLVVVPATVLVSGMVLYLFGGRYVSTDNAYVKADLIPLSPQVSGVIQEVFVQENQRVKKGQLLYRIDQRPYKVALAKAESKLAQVSIDIKALKANYLEKKAEIALARTKYNFSLRNKQRQLDLAEKHFASQSSLDEASEGAEVAAQQIVTTEHSLQSLAESLAGSINAPVEQHPTYLVAKAELEQAQLDLEHTKVKAPVSGTINIPPKKGQYVTQGAIAMSLVAHEHPWIEANFTEKELTYVHPGQKATVSIDIYPGQKWTGIVQSISPATGSEFSIIPAQNATGNWVKIAQRVAVRIQLDQSKKSLQLRSGLSSWVEIDTEHKRYALK from the coding sequence ATGATGAAAATGCATAACGCACAAAAAGAATCTGCTATCCCAGGAGAAGCCAAGGCTACACTCTGGTCTAAGCGCTTTATTCTCTTAGTCGTAGTGCCTGCCACTGTACTTGTTTCAGGAATGGTTTTATACCTTTTCGGTGGTCGTTATGTTTCAACAGACAATGCCTACGTCAAAGCCGATCTGATCCCACTTAGCCCCCAAGTTTCAGGAGTCATCCAAGAAGTGTTTGTCCAAGAAAACCAAAGGGTGAAAAAGGGGCAGCTACTTTACCGCATCGATCAACGCCCTTATAAAGTTGCCCTAGCTAAAGCAGAATCTAAATTGGCCCAAGTAAGTATCGATATTAAAGCACTCAAAGCTAATTATCTGGAAAAGAAGGCTGAAATCGCTTTGGCACGTACCAAATATAATTTTTCTTTACGTAATAAGCAGCGTCAATTAGACCTAGCAGAAAAACATTTTGCTTCTCAATCCAGCCTTGATGAAGCTAGTGAAGGTGCTGAAGTTGCAGCGCAACAAATTGTAACGACAGAACATAGCCTGCAAAGCCTAGCAGAGTCACTTGCAGGCAGCATTAATGCCCCAGTAGAGCAACATCCCACGTATCTGGTGGCCAAAGCTGAGCTGGAACAAGCGCAGCTTGATTTAGAACACACCAAAGTAAAAGCCCCTGTTTCAGGAACCATCAATATTCCCCCAAAGAAAGGGCAGTATGTAACTCAAGGAGCCATTGCTATGTCGTTAGTGGCACATGAGCATCCGTGGATTGAAGCTAATTTTACAGAAAAAGAACTAACTTACGTACACCCAGGACAAAAAGCAACCGTATCGATAGATATTTACCCTGGGCAAAAATGGACTGGTATCGTTCAAAGTATAAGTCCCGCGACTGGCTCTGAGTTTTCCATCATCCCAGCACAAAATGCTACGGGAAACTGGGTTAAGATCGCTCAGCGAGTTGCGGTACGCATTCAATTGGATCAAAGCAAGAAGAGCCTTCAATTACGCTCAGGGTTGAGTTCCTGGGTAGAAATTGATACAGAGCATAAACGCTATGCGCTTAAATAA